One window from the genome of Rufibacter tibetensis encodes:
- a CDS encoding DUF6970 domain-containing protein, with protein sequence MRSLYAFCLLCLIAFTSCEEEQVYKTCVVENPVQELEWLRVKVSELQKSEYCQFVQTGNFKGRTVFVVGNCDPLINSINSVYDCDGNLLCYGGDETCPNFQQEVKDVKLVWTNGK encoded by the coding sequence ATGAGATCTTTGTATGCTTTCTGTTTGCTTTGTTTAATTGCCTTTACTTCCTGTGAAGAGGAGCAAGTGTATAAGACCTGTGTAGTGGAGAACCCTGTTCAAGAGCTAGAATGGCTGCGGGTGAAGGTTAGTGAATTGCAGAAGTCAGAGTACTGCCAGTTTGTGCAGACGGGAAACTTCAAGGGGCGGACAGTCTTTGTGGTGGGAAACTGTGATCCGCTCATCAACTCCATCAATTCAGTGTATGACTGTGACGGCAACCTGCTTTGTTACGGAGGTGATGAAACCTGCCCTAATTTTCAACAGGAAGTGAAAGACGTGAAACTGGTTTGGACTAACGGGAAATAA
- a CDS encoding aspartate-semialdehyde dehydrogenase, translating to MKVAVVGATGLVGGEMLKVLAERNFPVDELLLVASEKSVGQKMNFQGKEYTVIGMEEAIARKPEIAIFSAGGSVSKEMAPKFAEAGTTVVDNSSAWRMDPSKKLVVPEINASELTPEDKIIANPNCSTIQMVVALNNLHKALKVKRIVVSTYQSVTGTGKKAVDQLMNERAGKEGEKAYAYPIDLNVIPHIDVFEVNGYTKEEMKMVNETKKIMGDNNIRVTATTVRIPVMGGHSESLNVEFENDFTLEEVYRLLQETPGVIVVDDTANLKYPMPMDAHGKDEVLVGRIRIDETQEKTLNMWVVADNLRKGAATNAVQIAEYLVANKLV from the coding sequence ATGAAAGTAGCTGTAGTAGGCGCCACCGGCCTAGTGGGTGGCGAAATGCTGAAGGTCCTGGCGGAGCGTAACTTCCCAGTGGACGAATTGCTGTTAGTAGCCTCTGAAAAATCAGTGGGCCAGAAGATGAATTTCCAAGGCAAGGAATACACCGTGATCGGGATGGAGGAGGCTATTGCCCGAAAACCCGAGATCGCGATCTTCTCAGCGGGCGGAAGCGTGAGCAAGGAGATGGCTCCTAAGTTTGCCGAAGCCGGTACTACGGTAGTAGATAATTCTTCAGCCTGGCGCATGGATCCTTCCAAGAAACTGGTAGTTCCGGAAATCAACGCCTCTGAACTTACCCCTGAAGATAAGATCATTGCTAACCCTAACTGCTCCACCATCCAGATGGTAGTGGCGCTGAACAATCTGCACAAGGCTTTAAAGGTGAAACGCATTGTGGTAAGCACCTACCAGTCGGTAACCGGTACCGGCAAGAAAGCGGTTGACCAGTTAATGAACGAGCGTGCGGGCAAAGAAGGCGAAAAAGCATATGCCTACCCCATTGACCTGAACGTGATTCCGCACATTGATGTGTTTGAAGTCAACGGTTACACCAAGGAAGAGATGAAAATGGTGAACGAGACCAAGAAGATCATGGGCGACAATAACATAAGAGTTACTGCCACTACGGTTCGTATTCCGGTAATGGGTGGTCACTCAGAGTCTTTGAACGTGGAGTTTGAAAATGACTTCACCTTAGAAGAAGTATACCGTTTGTTGCAGGAAACCCCGGGTGTAATAGTAGTGGATGACACCGCCAACCTGAAATACCCTATGCCTATGGATGCCCACGGGAAGGATGAGGTTTTGGTTGGCCGCATCAGAATAGACGAAACCCAGGAAAAAACCCTGAACATGTGGGTAGTGGCTGACAACCTCAGAAAAGGAGCCGCCACTAACGCTGTGCAAATTGCCGAGTACCTGGTAGCAAACAAATTGGTTTAG
- a CDS encoding lamin tail domain-containing protein encodes MRQFFLAFILTIAILPALQAQIQESFSDGDFTQRPVWAGDTDHFRVNTIGQLQSNGPTATGSTLHLATTNTLATNTQWEFYAQLAFATSSGNYAEVHLISDQPDLKGALRGYFVRMGGTEDDISLYRKDGASATKIIDGPDKALVSSDTKLWIRVTRTATHDWTLEVDLTGTRQKYEVLGRSQDARYTTTRYAGVLFRYSQANAQRFYFDDFTVKQIGGLSLLNSVATNARTVELTFSAPVSQIEATNTSYYRVNERLLPANAEWQATSPQKVRLQFNEDLETGRNYLEVLRMIDAEGNAAQNLTITFAYTPTALPGDVRLTEIYADVNPLQDLPAAEFIEIYNRSNKTFNLAGWKYSDATASAGVFPDYLLRPGAYLIICAARDTILYKSFGPVLGLATFPSLNDSGDDVELFDANGQLIDLVRYSNSWYRETAKKEGGWSLELLNVNSACVGGSQWKASESPMGGTPGKVNSVQVVDKEAPVLQQIAATTATTILLQFNEPLDSAEALQLNRYIISPGMAVQQVRVAGSLTEVELILTTPLRENERYAVTVQGLKDCSGNVTPTVQKTVVMPAAPKQGEVVINEILFNPRTGGVDFVEVVNRSSNHLNLQNWKLANRSAGAVANSRNVSAQSLVLAPGGYLVFTSDPEILLREYPSGHPERFVQMGSMPSFPDEAGNVVLLLPNQEIMDEVAYQSKQHFKLISDAEGVSLERITLAGPSAPENFHSAATTVKATPGYENSQSQEIVASARKLSMHPKTITPDGDGVDDALLLRFRMAQPGYVAHVTIYDTHGRPIRKLSNNTLLGAENVLQWDGLTDAGTKAAIGYYIVLVELFNLQGQKEVLKETAVVGGRF; translated from the coding sequence ATGAGGCAATTCTTTCTTGCTTTTATTCTAACTATAGCTATATTACCGGCTCTGCAGGCGCAGATACAGGAGTCTTTCTCTGACGGAGACTTCACCCAACGCCCTGTATGGGCAGGAGATACCGATCATTTTAGGGTAAATACCATCGGGCAACTGCAAAGTAACGGGCCAACTGCCACAGGTTCCACCCTTCATTTAGCTACTACCAATACCCTGGCTACCAATACTCAATGGGAGTTTTATGCTCAGCTTGCTTTTGCCACCTCCTCTGGAAACTATGCGGAAGTGCACCTGATCTCTGACCAACCAGATCTGAAAGGAGCCCTGCGGGGATACTTTGTTAGAATGGGCGGCACTGAAGATGACATAAGCCTTTACCGAAAAGATGGAGCCAGTGCCACGAAAATCATTGATGGGCCAGACAAAGCCCTAGTCTCCTCAGATACAAAACTGTGGATTAGGGTAACCCGCACCGCCACCCATGACTGGACCCTTGAAGTTGACCTGACGGGCACCCGCCAAAAATACGAGGTGCTGGGACGGTCGCAGGATGCCCGGTACACCACCACAAGATACGCAGGCGTTTTGTTCCGGTATTCCCAAGCCAACGCCCAGCGCTTTTACTTTGATGATTTTACGGTAAAGCAAATAGGTGGCCTCAGTCTCCTTAATAGTGTGGCAACTAACGCCAGAACGGTAGAGTTGACCTTTTCTGCGCCAGTTTCACAAATAGAGGCTACAAACACCAGCTATTACAGAGTTAATGAAAGGCTGTTGCCTGCCAATGCGGAGTGGCAGGCAACTTCACCACAAAAGGTAAGACTCCAGTTTAATGAAGATTTAGAAACAGGACGCAATTACCTGGAGGTGCTACGCATGATTGATGCCGAAGGCAATGCCGCGCAAAATCTGACGATTACCTTTGCATATACCCCAACAGCTTTACCGGGAGATGTGAGGCTTACAGAGATTTATGCGGATGTCAACCCTCTGCAGGATTTACCTGCCGCCGAGTTTATTGAGATCTACAACCGAAGTAATAAAACCTTCAACTTAGCCGGGTGGAAGTACTCAGATGCCACGGCCTCCGCAGGTGTCTTCCCCGACTACTTGCTACGGCCCGGTGCGTACCTTATTATCTGTGCTGCCAGAGATACAATTCTTTATAAATCGTTTGGTCCGGTACTTGGGTTGGCTACATTTCCCTCCTTGAATGACAGCGGTGATGACGTAGAGCTTTTTGATGCAAATGGTCAGTTGATAGACCTTGTGCGCTACAGTAACAGCTGGTACCGTGAAACTGCTAAAAAGGAAGGCGGCTGGAGTTTGGAGTTGCTGAACGTGAACAGTGCCTGTGTAGGGGGCTCGCAATGGAAAGCCTCGGAAAGCCCAATGGGAGGTACCCCCGGCAAAGTTAATTCCGTGCAGGTAGTGGATAAGGAAGCGCCCGTCCTGCAGCAAATTGCCGCCACCACTGCCACTACAATTCTGCTTCAGTTTAATGAGCCATTGGATAGTGCAGAGGCCTTGCAACTAAATCGCTATATCATTTCGCCAGGTATGGCTGTGCAACAGGTCAGGGTAGCGGGTTCTCTAACTGAAGTGGAATTGATTTTAACTACTCCTTTGCGGGAAAATGAGCGCTACGCAGTAACCGTGCAAGGTCTAAAGGATTGTAGCGGAAATGTCACTCCTACGGTGCAAAAGACAGTTGTGATGCCTGCTGCTCCTAAGCAAGGGGAGGTGGTCATCAATGAGATTCTGTTTAACCCCCGAACAGGCGGCGTAGACTTTGTGGAAGTGGTAAACAGATCTTCCAATCACTTAAACCTGCAAAACTGGAAACTTGCTAATCGGTCAGCGGGTGCCGTGGCCAATTCACGCAATGTAAGCGCCCAAAGTCTGGTGCTGGCGCCCGGCGGCTACCTGGTGTTTACTTCTGATCCTGAAATTTTACTGCGCGAATATCCATCTGGGCATCCTGAAAGGTTTGTCCAGATGGGTTCTATGCCTTCTTTCCCGGATGAGGCCGGAAACGTGGTGCTGCTTTTGCCCAACCAGGAGATTATGGATGAAGTGGCGTACCAAAGCAAGCAGCACTTCAAACTTATCTCTGATGCAGAAGGGGTTTCTCTGGAGCGCATTACCTTGGCCGGTCCTTCAGCTCCGGAGAATTTTCATTCCGCCGCTACTACTGTCAAAGCAACCCCCGGCTACGAGAACTCCCAGTCTCAGGAAATAGTAGCTTCAGCCAGGAAACTGAGCATGCACCCCAAAACCATTACCCCAGACGGCGACGGCGTAGATGATGCCCTTTTATTACGGTTCCGGATGGCGCAGCCCGGGTATGTGGCCCACGTGACCATTTATGACACACACGGGAGACCTATCAGAAAACTATCTAACAATACGCTATTGGGCGCTGAAAATGTGCTGCAGTGGGATGGCTTAACAGATGCCGGTACTAAGGCAGCCATAGGGTACTATATAGTGCTGGTAGAGCTGTTTAACCTGCAGGGGCAGAAAGAAGTATTGAAAGAAACAGCGGTAGTGGGTGGCCGTTTTTAA